Proteins encoded within one genomic window of Mya arenaria isolate MELC-2E11 chromosome 13, ASM2691426v1:
- the LOC128214123 gene encoding uncharacterized protein LOC128214123 isoform X1, with product MVKGILPRTPKKKAAILKKLIESPSTSKVLSDQGVTMTPACKKKLEVADAIVKSLKESISEVNIGVRKDREKKHAYDVIRESVLRKYKKITVSKYFNVSYKTRKMRNEWWKKKQRKTRCDVISDHVKQSVKEFYLSAEISREVPSKRDVVRIKTQTGMKETLQKHVMTMTLEEAHKLYKTRNPNHKIGLTSFSKLKPVNVKKVSETSRRSCLCQTCCNVALKVEALTTLKRVVKETDMTEDIKIDKKSLSDATFCSYEQEPYLKCVSRNCEKCGVQGLQKYLATMEEKNRDGMVSWYQWDSIEIKKYDKVKRCVNLKQNMGLNI from the coding sequence ATGGTGAAAGGCATTCTGCCTAGGACACCAAAGAAGAAAGCCGCCATTTTAAAGAAGCTTATTGAGTCACCTTCAACATCCAAAGTACTTTCTGACCAAGGAGTAACAATGACACCAGCTTGTAAGAAGAAACTTGAAGTAGCAGATGCTATAGTGAAATCCTTGAAAGAAAGTATTTCCGAAGTAAACATTGGTGTTCGAAAAGACAGAGAAAAGAAACATGCATATGATGTAATACGTGAATCAGTACTAAGGAAATACAAAAAGATCACagttagtaaatatttcaatgtgtcTTACAAGACAAGGAAGATGAGAAATGAATGGTGGAAAAAGAAACAGAGAAAAACAAGATGTGATGTGATAAGTGATCATGTGAAACAATCAGTGAAAGAGTTCTACCTGAGTGCTGAAATTAGCAGAGAGGTGCCATCCAAACGTGATGTTGTTAGAATCAAAACTCAGACTGGTATGAaagaaacactacagaaacatgtGATGACAATGACACTAGAAGAAGCACACAAgttatacaaaacaagaaaccCCAATCATAAAATAGGACTTACATCATTCAGCAAACTAAAACCAGTTAATGTAAAGAAAGTGTCCGAGACAAGCAGACGGTCATGCCTGTGCCAGACTTGTTGTAATGTAGCCCTGAAAGTAGAAGCACTTACAACATTGAAACGAGTTGTAAAAGAGACTGACATGACAGAAGACATTAAGATTGATAAGAAGAGTCTGAGTGATGCAACATTCTGCAGCTATGAACAAGAgccatatttaaaatgtgtgtcaagaaattgtgaaaaatgtggAGTACAAGGCCTTCAAAAGTATTTGGCGACTATGGAAGAAAAGAACAGAGATGGGATGGTGTCATGGTATCAATGGGATagcattgaaataaagaaatatgacaAAGTAAAGCGCTGCGTAAATCTGAAACAGAATATGGGcttaaatatatga
- the LOC128213141 gene encoding keratin, type II cytoskeletal 1-like, with product MRVFALVALCLLSVAALTSANYGMGNYGYSSYGYAPMSYGYGGGSGFGGGSGGFGSLFSLIIFLFVFILIINVLFGSMGGGYGNGGHNKGGSSYNSGGHSGSGYNSGGHSGSSYNSGGHGGSGYNSGGHGDWGEAYDW from the exons ATGCGCGTGTTTGCCCTCGTCGCTTTGTGCCTGCTCAGCGTTGCAGCTCTGACTAGCGCCAACTATGGCATGGGCAACTATGGCTACTCTAGCTATGGTTACGCCCCCATGTCCTACGGATACGGAGGTGGAAGTGGGTTCGGCGGAGGTAGTGGAGGATTCGGAAGCCTTTTCTCACTAATCATTTTCC TGTTCGTCTTCATCCTGATCATCAATGTGCTGTTTGGATCAATGGGGGGTGGATACGGCAACGGCGGCCATAACAAGGGTGGCAGCAGTTACAACAGTGGTGGTCATAGCGGCAGTGGTTACAACAGTGGTGGTCATAGCGGCAGTAGTTACAACAGTGGTGGCCATGGCGGCAGTGGTTACAACAGTGGTGGCCATGGCGACTGGGGTGAAGCCTACGACTGGTAG
- the LOC128214123 gene encoding DNA ligase 1-like isoform X2: MENTKGVGSSDALEESRKSSLRSRKLEKNAEMNAEKNEDIEKKQKEKNRLKVKAWRMRQKTENSTKYSEIKKKDTERKKEARMKVKLMANSDPELKASLRKKKAEEMKRYRQRKKMKTTCSSEDPGVKKSKKPALEEKKKKAVKRTQAWRM; this comes from the exons ATGGAAAACACTAAAGGTGTTGGTTCCAGTGATGCTCTAG AAGAGAGCCGAAAATCATCACTGCGATCCcggaaacttgaaaaaaatgctgaaatgaATGCTGAAAAGAATGAAGACATAGAAAAGAAGCAAAAGGAGAAAAACAGGCTGAAAGTCAAGGCATGGAGAATGCGTCAGAAAAcagaaaactccacaaaataTTCTGAAATCAAAAAGAAAGACACAGAAAGAAAGAAGGAAGCTCGAATGAAAGTGAAACTCATGGCCAATTCAGATCCTGAATTAAAAGCCTccttaagaaagaaaaaagctgAAGAAATGAAAAGATACAGACAgagaaaaaagatgaaaacaacaTGTTCTTCTGAAGATCCTGGTGTTAAAAAGAGTAAGAAACCGGCtctggaagaaaaaaagaaaaaagctgtGAAGCGAACACAAGCCTGGAGAATGTGA